Proteins found in one Diorhabda sublineata isolate icDioSubl1.1 chromosome 9, icDioSubl1.1, whole genome shotgun sequence genomic segment:
- the LOC130449074 gene encoding protein croquemort-like gives MGICRCNCTPKCKKWTTFGFAIAFILLGLFFSVFWTMIFDKILNFELSIYSTNSVSYQMWKETPIPIYISFYLFNWTNSEEVIKNSTIKPIFVECGPYTYYEHHVRDNVTFNDNGTVSFYTRRTWKYLPEKSVGDLTDKITTFNPILATVGDLIKYKHVIVQLGVNFFLEEKRVQLAITKTVDEYIFKGYDDPLLDLVRKLNITAFQIPYGKFGWFVNRNDSAEYDGFYNMIDGADGINNLGIIKNWNYQSRLPYYEGECGIVNGSQGELWYPPHDQQRIKIFSSDLCSSLDLDRSEEFTQFGLKGYKYVGTERNFDNGTNYLESRCFISKDFVGEQYSGVRNVSLCKFRAPALVSYPHFYLADPSYLESIEGLKPEKEKHEMYLSLQPDTGLPLSVRAKIQINLKMERLKHIKLLSNVQTRVMPSFWFSQQVDLTENLATPVKTLLVLPSAGQYTGFSLLGLGAVIAIIGFTVTYRRGWHDSEEEQLLDQNAI, from the exons ATGGGTATCTGTAGATGTAATTGTACgccaaaatgtaaaaaatggacGACGTTCGGATTTGCGATTGCGTTTATATTATTAGGTTTATTTTTTTCCGTTTTCTGGACTATGATTTTTGACAAGATTTTAAACTTT GAATTAAGTATATATAGTACAAATTCCGTAAGTTACCAAATGTGGAAAGAAACCCCTATACCAATTTACATATCGTTTTATCTTTTCAATTGGACAAATTCAGaagaagttataaaaaattcgaCGATAAAACCGATATTTGTAGAATGTGGACCTTATACGTATTACGAACATCACGTTAGAGACAATGTCACTTTTAATGATAACGGAACCGTTTCGTTTTATACTAGAAGGACGTGGAAATATTTACCAGAAAAATCAGTTGGAGACCTCACTGATAAAATTACGACCTTCAATCCCATTTTGGCG ACTGTGGGGGATCTAATTAAATACAAACACGTTATAGTACAATTGggcgttaatttttttttggaagaaaaaaggGTACAATTAGCCATTACTAAAACGGTAGACGAATACATTTTTAAAGGTTACGACGATCCTTTACTAGATTTAGTTCGTAAATTGAATATAACCGCTTTTCAAATACCTTATGGGAAATTTGGTTGGTTCGTAAAT AGGAACGATAGTGCCGAATACGATGGATTTTACAACATGATCGATGGGGCTGACGGTATTAATAATTTAggtattatcaaaaattggaattatCAAAGTCGTTTACCGTATTATGAAGGCGAATGCGGAATAGTGAACGGAAGTCAAGGAGAACTCTGGTATCCACCACACGATCAACAAAGGATTAAAATTTTCTCCAGTGATTTGTGCAG CTCATTAGATTTAGATAGGAGTGAAGAATTTACACAGTTCGGACTTAAGGGATACAAATATGTGGGAACAGAAAGGAATTTCGATAACGGAACAAATTATCTGGAATCTCGTTGTTTCATAAGCAAAGATTTCGTCGGTGAACAATATTCTGGGGTGAGAAATGTATCGTTGTGCAA GTTCAGAGCCCCAGCGCTGGTTTCGTATCCTCATTTTTATCTAGCGGATCCTTCTTATTTGGAAAGTATCGAAGGATTGAAACCTGAAAAGGAGAAACATGAGATGTATTTGTCTTTGCAACCGGATACAGGTTTACCTCTGTCGGTTAGAgcgaaaatacaaataaatcttAAAATGGAGCGGCTCAAACACATAAA ATTACTGTCCAACGTCCAAACGAGAGTGATGCCGTCTTTTTGGTTTTCCCAACAAGTCGATTTGACGGAAAACTTGGCAACCCCCGTTAAAACATTATTAGTACTACCTTCGGCTGGACAATATACCGGTTTCAGTTTACTAGGATTAGGCGCCGTAATAGCCATTATTGGCTTTACGGTAACTTACAGAAGAGGATGGCACGATAGTGAGGAAGAACAATTATTAGATCAGAACGCAATTTAA